One segment of Hippopotamus amphibius kiboko isolate mHipAmp2 chromosome 2, mHipAmp2.hap2, whole genome shotgun sequence DNA contains the following:
- the ISL2 gene encoding insulin gene enhancer protein ISL-2 has translation MVDIIFHYPFLGTMGDHSKKKPGTAMCVGCGSQIHDQFILRVSPDLEWHAACLKCAECSQYLDETCTCFVRDGKTYCKRDYVRLFGIKCAKCQVGFSSSDLVMRARDSVYHIECFRCSVCSRQLLPGDEFSLREHELLCRADHGLLLERAAAGSPRSPDPLPGARGLHLPDPGSGRQPSLRPHVHKQTEKTTRVRTVLNEKQLHTLRTCYAANPRPDALMKEQLVEMTGLSPRVIRVWFQNKRCKDKKKSILMKQLQQQQHNDKTSLQGLTGTPLVAGSPIRHESAVQGSAVEVQTYQPPWKALSEFALQSDLDQPAFQQLVSFSESGSLGNSSGSDVTSLSSQLPDTPNSMVPSPVET, from the exons ATGGtggatattatttttcattatcctTTTCTGGGTACTATGGGGGATCATTCCAAGA AGAAGCCCGGGACGGCCATGTGCGTGGGCTGCGGGAGTCAAATCCACGACCAGTTTATCCTGCGGGTGTCGCCCGACCTCGAGTGGCACGCCGCCTGCCTCAAGTGCGCTGAGTGCAGCCAGTACCTGGACGAGACGTGCACGTGCTTCGTGAGAGACGGGAAGACCTACTGCAAGCGGGACTATGTCAG GCTCTTCGGCATCAAGTGCGCCAAGTGCCAGGTGGGCTTCAGCAGCAGCGATCTGGTGATGCGGGCGCGGGACAGCGTGTACCACATCGAGTGTTTCCGCTGCTCCGTGTGCAGCCGCCAGCTGCTGCCCGGCGACGAGTTCTCGCTGCGGGAGCACGAGCTGCTCTGCCGCGCGGACCACGGCCTCCTGCTCGAGCGCGccgcggccggcagcccgcgcaGCCCCGACCCGCTCCCCGGCGCCCGCGGCCTGCATCTGCCAG ACCCGGGATCCGGCCGGCAGCCCTCGCTGCGCCCGCACGTGCACAAGCAGACCGAGAAGACAACCCGCGTGCGGACCGTGCTCAACGAGAAGCAGCTGCACACTCTGCGGACGTGCTACGCCGCCAACCCGCGGCCTGATGCGCTCATGAAGGAGCAGCTGGTGGAGATGACCGGCCTGAGCCCGCGGGTCATCCGCGTCTGGTTCCAGAACAAGCGGTGCAAGGACAAGAAGAAATCCATCCTCAtgaagcagctgcagcagcagcagcacaatgACAAGACG AGCCTCCAGGGACTGACCGGGACGCCCTTGGTGGCGGGCAGCCCCATCCGCCACGAGAGCGCCGTGCAGGGCAGCGCTGTCGAGGTGCAGACGTACCAGCCGCCGTGGAAAGCGCTCAGCGAGTTCGCCCTCCAGAGTGACCTGGACCAACCCGCCTTCCAGCAGCTG GTCTCCTTCTCCGAGTCTGGCTCCCTAGGCAACTCCTCCGGCAGCGACGTGACCTCCCTGTCCTCGCAGCTCCCGGACACCCCCAACAGCATGGTGCCGAGTCCCGTGGAGACGTGA